One Hordeum vulgare subsp. vulgare chromosome 4H, MorexV3_pseudomolecules_assembly, whole genome shotgun sequence DNA window includes the following coding sequences:
- the LOC123447198 gene encoding transcription factor MYC2-like isoform X2 produces MLHELGQWRRTDLMGDMDDSLMFMQWAVSTLQHQDEVGTDGGGERSACFPCLQALRDSSELVEAQNSTMTSSDDTGGGGGIISPATDAAVHQGSWSPASPTSGGPFAPSGVSSTGITNTLSMSWNFGGVLPLPPPPVRSGGGGNLAAGAPLRSRVAQPTRGASTKGTPHAQDHIMAERKRREKINQRFIELSAVIPGLKKMDKGTILTDATRYVKELQERVRSLEAAGGNHKSVETAVLVRKPCRPVAPDDGEGSARFLLAAGTPEIRSQLPEIEAKLSEDNVMVRIHCEMNGKGLFARVLAEVEELHLRIVQNSVMPFTSSTVIITTMAKASSHQ; encoded by the exons ATGTTGCACGAGCTAGGTCAGTGGCGACGTACGGATCTCATGGGCGACATGGACGACTCCCTCATGTTCATGCAGTGGGCCGTGAGCACGCTGCAGCACCAGGATGAAGTAGGaaccgacggcggcggcgagaggAGCGCCTGCTTCCCGTGTCTCCAGGCGCTCCGCGATTCCTCGGAGCTGGTGGAAGCACAGAACAGTACTATGACCTCCAGCGACGACACCGGCGGCGGTGGGGGGATCATAAGCCCAGCCACCGATGCGGCTGTGCACCAAGGCAGTTGGTCCCCGGCGTCCCCGACCTCGGGCGGGCCGTTCGCACCCAGCGGCGTGAGCAGCACAGGCATCACCAACACCCTGTCCATGAGCTGGAACTTCGGCGGTGTCTTGCcgttgccgccgccgccggtTCGCAGCGGTGGCGGGGGTAACCTGGCAGCTGGAGCGCCGCTTCGTTCCCGCGTGGCACAGCCGACGAGGGGGGCCTCCACAAAGGGCACGCCGCACGCGCAAGACCACATCATGGCGGAGCGGAAGCGCCGGGAGAAGATCAACCAGCGCTTCATCGAGCTCTCCGCCGTCATCCCCGGCCTCAAGAAG ATGGACAAGGGGACGATTCTTACCGACGCGACGAGATACGTGAAGGAGCTCCAGGAGAGGGTCAGGTCGCTGGAGGCTGCCGGGGGAAACCACAAGAGCGTCGAGACCGCGGTGCTCGTCAGGAAGCCGTGCCGCCCTGTCGCGCCAGACGACGGCGAGGGCTCCGCACGGTTCCTCTTGGCGGCCGGGACGCCGGAAATTAGGAGCCAGCTGCCGGAGATCGAGGCAAAGCTCTCGGAGGACAACGTGATGGTGAGGATCCACTGTGAGATGAATGGAAAGGGCCTGTTCGCCAGGGTTCTTGCGGAGGTCGAGGAGCTCCACCTCCGCATCGTCCAGAACAGTGTGATGCCGTTCACGTCGTCCACCGTGATCATAACCACCATGGCAAAGGCAAGTTCTCATCAGTAA
- the LOC123447198 gene encoding transcription factor NAI1-like isoform X1, with amino-acid sequence MLHELGQWRRTDLMGDMDDSLMFMQWAVSTLQHQDEVGTDGGGERSACFPCLQALRDSSELVEAQNSTMTSSDDTGGGGGIISPATDAAVHQGSWSPASPTSGGPFAPSGVSSTGITNTLSMSWNFGGVLPLPPPPVRSGGGGNLAAGAPLRSRVAQPTRGASTKGTPHAQDHIMAERKRREKINQRFIELSAVIPGLKKMDKGTILTDATRYVKELQERVRSLEAAGGNHKSVETAVLVRKPCRPVAPDDGEGSARFLLAAGTPEIRSQLPEIEAKLSEDNVMVRIHCEMNGKGLFARVLAEVEELHLRIVQNSVMPFTSSTVIITTMAKVEKGFTINTEEIVERLNYALYQLSLSNSSGNNNY; translated from the exons ATGTTGCACGAGCTAGGTCAGTGGCGACGTACGGATCTCATGGGCGACATGGACGACTCCCTCATGTTCATGCAGTGGGCCGTGAGCACGCTGCAGCACCAGGATGAAGTAGGaaccgacggcggcggcgagaggAGCGCCTGCTTCCCGTGTCTCCAGGCGCTCCGCGATTCCTCGGAGCTGGTGGAAGCACAGAACAGTACTATGACCTCCAGCGACGACACCGGCGGCGGTGGGGGGATCATAAGCCCAGCCACCGATGCGGCTGTGCACCAAGGCAGTTGGTCCCCGGCGTCCCCGACCTCGGGCGGGCCGTTCGCACCCAGCGGCGTGAGCAGCACAGGCATCACCAACACCCTGTCCATGAGCTGGAACTTCGGCGGTGTCTTGCcgttgccgccgccgccggtTCGCAGCGGTGGCGGGGGTAACCTGGCAGCTGGAGCGCCGCTTCGTTCCCGCGTGGCACAGCCGACGAGGGGGGCCTCCACAAAGGGCACGCCGCACGCGCAAGACCACATCATGGCGGAGCGGAAGCGCCGGGAGAAGATCAACCAGCGCTTCATCGAGCTCTCCGCCGTCATCCCCGGCCTCAAGAAG ATGGACAAGGGGACGATTCTTACCGACGCGACGAGATACGTGAAGGAGCTCCAGGAGAGGGTCAGGTCGCTGGAGGCTGCCGGGGGAAACCACAAGAGCGTCGAGACCGCGGTGCTCGTCAGGAAGCCGTGCCGCCCTGTCGCGCCAGACGACGGCGAGGGCTCCGCACGGTTCCTCTTGGCGGCCGGGACGCCGGAAATTAGGAGCCAGCTGCCGGAGATCGAGGCAAAGCTCTCGGAGGACAACGTGATGGTGAGGATCCACTGTGAGATGAATGGAAAGGGCCTGTTCGCCAGGGTTCTTGCGGAGGTCGAGGAGCTCCACCTCCGCATCGTCCAGAACAGTGTGATGCCGTTCACGTCGTCCACCGTGATCATAACCACCATGGCAAAG GTGGAGAAGGGTTTTACCATCAACACAGAGGAGATAGTAGAAAGACTCAACTATGCACTGTACCAACTTAGCCTCAGCAACAGCAGTGGCAACAACAATTATTAA
- the LOC123450797 gene encoding CBL-interacting protein kinase 29-like — MHSKKNKKKKVREIFYLWRISSNTLCASAAGSTSELAGASVAASPLTRPASFFLYAFKVPEPPAVLFFFADVLPFFGRTAFGRFEGFITAGAGAGATMPAAEVIRGGFAAAAAVEGSWLYDGVRGEPARVHRVSSPVPARAGRRCRGGRECGASARDLARHYFRQLVSAVRYCHSRGVYHRDIKPENLLLDGEGELKVADFGLGAIADGSLHHTLCGTPAYVAPEILSKQGHDPAKDDIWSCGVVLFVLAAGYLPFNDASLINMYRKIYAGRFCCPNWFSPALRHLLRRILDPNPATRIDMDGIMEHPWFCHGAGGNGELEKLMHGHEEEAWFKTEFKTN; from the exons ATGCATtcaaaaaagaacaagaaaaaaaaagttaGGGAAATTTTCTACCTTTGGCGCATATCGTCGAACACACTGTGCGCGTCGGCCGCCGGCTCAACAagtgagctcgccggcgcttcggTAGCCGCCTCGCCCCTCACACGCCCTGCAAGCTTCTTTCTCTACGCCTTCAAGGTGCCGGAGCCGCCCGCCGTCTTGTTCTTCTTCGCGGATGTCTTGCCCTTCTTCGGTCGCACCGCATTTGGGAGGTTCGAGGGCTTCATCACGgcgggcgccggcgccggcgcgacaATGCCAGCCGCCGAGGTCATCCGCGGCG ggtttgcggcggcggcggcggtggagggttCGTGGTTGTACGATGGGGTGAGGGGGGAGCCGGCGCGCGTCCATCGGGTCAGTTCACCGGTGCCGGCGCGTGCGGGGCGAAGGTGCCGCGGTGGGAGAGAGTGCGGCGCGAGCGCTCGT GACCTCGCGCGGCATTACTTCCGCCAGCTCGTCTCCGCCGTCCGGTACTGCCACTCTCGCGGCGTCTACCACCGCGACATCAAGCCGGAGAATTTGCTGCTCGACGGCGAGGGTGAGCTTAAGGTCGCCGACTTCGGGCTCGGCGCCATCGCGGACGGGAGCCTCCACCACACCCTCTGCGGCACCCCTGCCTACGTCGCGCCAGAGATCCTCTCGAAGCAGGGGCACGACCCGGCCAAGGACGACATCTGGTCCTGCGGCGTGGTGCTCTTCGTGCTCGCCGCCGGCTACCTCCCATTCAACGACGCCAGCCTCATCAACATGTACCGCAAGATCTACGCCGGCAGGTTCTGCTGCCCGAACTGGTTCTCGCCGGCGCTGCGCCACCTGCTGCGCCGCATCCTCGACCCCAACCCGGCCACGCGCATTGACATGGACGGCATCATGGAGCACCCGTGGTTCTGCCATGGCGCGGGCGGCAACGGCGAGCTGGAGAAGCTGATGCACGGCCACGAGGAGGAGGCGTGGTTCAAGACGGAGTTCAAAACTAATTGA